The nucleotide window GAGGAAAAACCTGCACGGCGTTGGATGGCGCTGCTTGGTCTACAAGGCTTCCACGATCATCATACATTGCACGGATCTGCCATAATACCCGTGACATGTTATACAGCAATTGGCCCACAATTACATGTGCTAGCTAATGTCAATTATATGTGCTAGCTTCTGTTTTTCAAATGCAAGGCTAGTCCAGTCCATATACTGAATGAAATCATGTGCAGCAAGTAGGAAATAAAGAAACAAACCTTTCCAAAAGCTTCACCACAAACAAGAATATCGCCCTTATTCAAGGTTCCATTCTGTacaactagggtggcaagaggtCCTTTAGCCTTGTCAAGACATGCTTCAATAACCGTACCCTTTGCATTTCTATGAGGATTGGCTTTTAATTCTAGCAACTTCAAGTTCGCAACAAAAGCAAGTCAAAAGGGAACTACAACAAAAAGCAAAAAAGAAAGTCTAACCAAAAGTATACCTCAGCAACAAGCATGACAGTCTCTAATAGCTCATCAACATTCTCTCCCTTAAGAGCACTTATCTGAAAGATATCACAACTAAATCAGCTCAAGATAGGTAATAAGTGGCTACGGTAAGGAACTTCCTTTTTCCAGAGTGTGCCAATAAACAACCTGAACCATCGGGGTGTCACCACCCCACATCTCTGGCATAAGCCCTATCTGGGAAAGCTCTTGCATGACTCGTTCTGGATTAGCTCCCTCCTTGTCCACCTGCTTGCATATGAGGTGACTGAAATATGAGAAAGGGGAAAATAAATTGACTTGTTGCAAGTAAGAAAGAGAGTGGCTAGAAAATAGACCTTATTTATAGCTATTACAACAGGGACTCTGGCTGCCTTTGCATGCGCAATTGCCTCATTTGTTTGTGGCTGAACGCCATCATCCGCAGACACAACAATGATACAGATATCAGTTACCTTTGCTCCTCGAGCTCTCATTGCACCAAACGCCTGTTGTGTCAATGATTAGGAAGAGTAATATGACATGCGAAAGTGAGAAAAATATACGAAAATAATATATATTGCTATACCTCATGCCCTGGAGTATCAAGAAAAACACAAGCCTGAGGGTTTCCATCAACTGGCACAAGAACCTGATATGCTCCAATTCCTTGTGTTATTCCACCAGCTTCAGATGCCACCACCTGTATGTCACTTTGGTTAGACATACAATTCTTTGTAAATGGTTGTTACCGTGTATGAATGCCAACAATAACATGTCTACCCCATGTCACAGACAAAGGACATGCCAAGGATAAGCTATTACCAATTTACCTTGCTCTTGCGTATATAATCCAAAAGGGTAGTCTGCAAACAGAAGTAGAAATGTCAAACAGTGGTCAGAATAATTAAGTCTTAAAATTTATATAACACGTGGTACCTTCCCATGATCAACATGACCCATGATAGTTACAATGGGAGGCCTTACTTCCAGTTTATCCAAATCCTCCTCATCAAGGAACTCATTCTTCTTTGCCATCTCTTCCACTCTCACCGGAACACTTTCCAGTACTTCAACTTCATATTCCATGCAAACCATCTTAACCAAATCTTTATCAAGAGTCTGAACATTGTCAAGCATTGCTCCTCTCACTGATAAAAAGCGCAGAATTTCTGATTCGCCAACTGCCAGTTGATATGCTAGTTCGTCAATATCCATACCTTCTTCACCAACTTCAAGGATCTCAACCCTAACAGGCTCTTCAGCTTCTAAAGCCTCAAGCCTGGCAGCCCTACGTTTTGCCTTGCTCCACCTCCTTCCCTTGCGCACTGGAGCGTCGTCATCAACTGATCGATCATCATTTGACATACGTCGGCGGGGACCAGCTGGTGTAATAATTTTTTTATGACGATTATCCTTCGCTTTGGCTGGTGGACCGCGTACTGGCTTGACAGGGTCTACCAGTGCCTCAGCTACAGCTGGATCAACCATTGGTCTCTTGGAAGCAAATTTGTCGATCAGGATGGGTCCTTTTTTCTCCTTTGATGTGTCAGCTTTGACAGGGCGACGAGGTGGTGGTGCTACAGAAGGTCTTGTTTGTAGGTGAGGTGCTAGTTTTGATGGAGATGACACTGAAGGTTCAGCAGCAGATATGGACTGATCCCTAGTTTCAGTGCGTGGACGGTCTCTAATCACCTTATGTACAGTGGGCACAGGGTTCCCCTTTCTCCATACACTCTTTAGTGTTTTTGTCCTTTTGGAATTCGAGCCTTCCTCCACCACTATTGGCACTGAACTATTAGGCTTTGCCACATCATTCTGTCTCAATGCACGGTTCTCACCATCCACATTTCTGGATCTCGAGGCCTCAAGTTTCTCTGCCTTCTCCAACACCTCATCCAATGACTCTCGGACCTTCTCTCGGTCTTGCAATGTTACGCCTGCTGGCTTCCTGGCAGGTGCTGATGTTGTTGCTGTATCCATGCTTGCTGGTGGCCCATTCAGCCGGACTGGCCTCTGCGGGGGCTTTGAAAGAAGATCACTGTCATCATCAGCTTTAACGTTCACACTTACTCTTGATGAGAACTGAGCTCCCTTCTCATCGATCAAGTTAGTTATGACCATACATCTACATAGTCTTCCAGGTGCACATGGCCACCTCCGGACACCGTCAAAACCCGTGAAACTGATCCTTGAAACCAAGTGCCCTCTCCTCACTGCCGCTGTCGGCAGTGGGCCAGGCCTTCCGTTGCTCCCCAGGTTGGTAACAGAAGCAGGAGACGCCATGACAGTGCTCTTAAAAACACTGCCTCGCACTCATAAAGCTGAGGAAGCAAGATTAATTTTGAGTGCGCACAAATTTTTGGGAAACAATAACCGAAAGCGAGCTAGGTAATCAAACGAGAAAAACACCTATGTACTTGCATGTTGGCTCGATATATCTAAATTCCAGTAGAACTTTATCAGTTTAAATTTTAGAAGAATGTAAGGGTGCAACAATTTAAGCTGAAATCTGACAATTGACATGCCTATACGGACTGGTTGGAACTTGGAACCTACAAAAATGGATTTTATTTCTCTGGGACACAGAAGACAGCACATAAAAAAATAGTGAGAAGTGAAACCAAGCTTACGAATAAACGAGGGTTTTCCGCCGCAATCCTGCAAGTTGGCGAACAACCACAAGGGCACGGAGCAGACGGAATGGCTGGCCGTAACGAGAAGCCGGCGCGAACACTGACAGTGGCCGTGCGTCGGTGGGCGGGGGAGCGACGCGAGCAGGCCTCGAAGGAGGCGGTCTAAGGGTGGAGAGGTGGcagcgtgggcgagggagcgagTCGAATGGCCGGCGAACGACGACGGCGACGCGGCGCGGGGCGATACGGCGGCGGGGCGAGTGGGAAGGAGCGGAGGGTGCGTGTGCAGGAGTGATAAGGATCGGACGGTCGAAGTTAAGCAGCCGATGTCAgaataaaatggggaaaacaaaTGCAAGAGTGATAAGGGGGCACTTCGGAGAGCCACTCAAAGGGATCGTCGTCCCTTCCATGCGAGTGTCATTGAGGTTTTCGCTCTTATATAAAACCAGTTTTTCTTTTTTGGGTGATATAAAATCAGTTGTACTCCCTCACTTCCTAAACTAGATGACACTCCGTGTGTTGTTGCGAGAATTTTGAACACAGCAAATTTAAATAAAATTTGATACAACCATGATGCTCAACTGTTCAATAGTAGTAATCCAAAATAAATAAAGGAAACAATTAATTAAAAGCAAATAGAATTATAACAATTGACCATGCATGGGGGCTATACGGACTAAAGGAAATTTGAACATGTCTTGTTTGGAAATAGTGAGACTTCACATATTGCAAATGAAGAAAGGTATGACTAATTGTACGAAATAAAATGTGTCTATTGAGCTTTTATGCAAAAGCATACTCTACATGACCTTGTAAATAAGTGAAGTGGTGTCAAACATAACAAAGATTTTTAATGGCACCTACCAGTACCAACGAAAATATTAAGGCTtcctttgattcataggattgaaaaatcataggaataggaaagtcataggaaatgagatgacatgcatctcaaatCCTATGCATAGGAACAGAAAATGAGATGCCCTTTGATTCACATCATATGatttttttccattgagtctaggctaatgtttattttcctatgaaatgtggaggataggaagaattcctccataggaataggatttcattcctacaaaccaaagagctctgaaggaatttttcctatagaaatcctatcctataaaaatcctacaaaattcctgcaaaccaaaggaggcctaaagGAAATAATACTAAGGAAAGTTGGTCCTTACCTAATGTAATTTGTGGCTGAATAGCTTCTCTATTTTTTAGATTATCAAGATTTATATATCTGTTGTCATCAATAATAGCCATGGCCAACAGTTCAATAATCACTATGAATTTATCAACGGGCAAACATCGGCACCATACACAGGGAAATATTCTTTCAAGATTGTAGTATATTATTAGCCTCTAAGGATGAAAGCTAAAGAGAAGACATTGATTTACGACTTCATGGATTGGTCCACAGATCAAGTTATAACCTCGATAAACCAAATAAGTGTCTTCGTATATTGCACTTCTTGCTTCAACAAAAAATAGAGTATATTTTGTCTAGTGCTAAAGGCAAACTGAAGGTTTCTTATAGTGACCAAATAGAAGTCGTCACTCAATTTGGCATCTCGTGAATTTTAATGGGTTTAAGTTTTAGCACCAGAACACACCCAAATCAAATTACTCTATAAAATATATTTTGTCTAGTGCTGAAGGCAAACTGAACTTCTTTGAATGACCATAATAAACTCATTACCTCAAACACATGTTACTCGCCAAGATCAATTCTCCTCTATTGGCAATTCGGCTGGCGACAACATGGCTGGTCTTTGAGAGTGCCACATGAGAGCTTCGGTTTGGTTGAGCAAGTTGAtgagcgagcgagagagagagagagagagacccagaATCCCATGTGAATCCAAAGAACGAAGCCAAAGATTATGGGTTGATGGCTCACCTCAGAATCAGAGGCATGTAGGCACTCCTGCTGGCTATCGACCTCGGGTTCTCAGCATGCATCCCTCAACGAAATCGATATCACATGATCCATCACTTTGGTTTCTCGGCATGTCCGACTCCCAGCACTTGTGAGTCTGTCTGACGGCAAGGTTGTGCATATGGTAGTGAGTGGGTTACAGAGATGGGCACTTGCATGTTGAATGATTGGGGAGTAGGGGATTAGGAAGGCGGGTCGGGAACTCAACAAGAATTAAACGATGCGCAACAAAAGAAGATAGAAACTAAAAAGCGCCTCGAGAGTTTGGGGAGTAGGGGATTAGTTGAATGATTAAAGGTATTAATTGATGGTTTGAGCAGTGGCTTTGCATAGCCTAGCCCACGCATAGGAAGGCGGGTCGGGAACTCAACAAGAATTAAACGATGCGCAACGTGGGCAAGAACCAATGGGGAAAAAGAGAGGTGACGTGGTTGCATTGAATGCTGATGTGGCACCATGATGATGTGGACAATGTGCATGTTGAGAGAATTGGTAGTAGTGGGGATCAACTTCTTAAGAATGTAAGATACAAGTATATCTCTACTcttaatggagcagttggtagtcttCGTTCCGGTTTTTTCATCCCACCTCCCACCTTGGTCTTGTTTTTTACCGTCCTCCTTCCACCTCCCACGTAATGATCCCCTCGCACAtaacagaaaaaagaaaagacagaGGCCCCTCACACGAAAAAAATCAGAGGAACGAGGCTTCCCTTGCACGTAATGATCCCTTGCATACCAGAAAACCAGACGACGACCACGTAGCAAAAAAATAGGGAGCGAGCCCCCCTCGCATGAAAAAACGGACAAATGAGCCTTCCCTCCATCTATTTGCTACGTCGATGGAAGCCACACCCCAGCGGCCATCGTGAATCCCTTCACCGCCGCCACCGTTAGGGACCCTGCCTTTGGAAATAAAGTCATTCCTTGTTGTCCATATGGCCCGGGAACCAGAATGGTGATCTCTTGTGCAAAAGGCACATGCAAAAGTGCTTTTAAGTGATGACTTTCATCCTGAATTCCCATGTGAGTAGGATTCCATGTGGGCCAAATACATGTGCAACAGATTTGAGCAAAATGTCAATGCATGAATAAATGGTCTCTAGTTTCAAGTACTTACAAGTCACACATGACACAAGAATAGTCTTCTATAAAGAAGTTCTTGGTAAATTTTGATATTAATTAGTGTACCTGCAAAATTCATATCATGATAATAGCAACAATTCTTGGTCGCATGCAATGACATTTTTTGCAGCTATATCTGGACACATCGTTGAGCTTGTGGTTACGGAGGAGTCTAGTCATGAGGCATTGATCATTCGAGCTCAGGTGGAACCAGATCGACCGAGGAGGCTTGACCGAAGAGGTTTTTCTTTGAGAAGATGTGGGCGCGACACAAGGAATATGAGACCATGTGAATTCGGTTTGGGGGTAGACGGGGCTGGTGACCATGGGCTAACAACTCTATGGGAGAGGCTTTGCCAGGTCTTGCATGATATGTAGATGTGGGGCGCATGGTCTTTGGCTATGTGCACAAGGAGATCAAATGCCTACGTGACCAACAATGTGAAGCGATGGAAAGTGCACTCCAATATGGGTCCTCATGGGAGGCCCATGACATGGAAAAGAAGTTGCATGAGATATATGAGAGAGAGGAGGTTATGTGTAGGTAGTGACCACGGTTGGAGTGGCTCGACGCTGGTGATAGGAACACCCATTACTTCCGAAACCGGGTGTCTCATAGGAAGCACAAGAATATTGTATGTGCCCTACTAACGGACGATGACACTTGGTGCACCACTAAGAAACACATGTGGAAGATGGCTAGTGAATTCTATACCACATTATTTATCTTAGAGGGTTGATGAACAGAGACATTAGTTTTTAAAATATTGAAGCACTAGTGTCGCTAGTGATGAACGGAAGGCTGACAGCAGCCTtctcggacgaggagatggaaaGGGCAATGGGAAGCATCCTACAGACAACTCCACAAGCTCGCCTTCCACGTAGCTCCAACTGGACCCATCACAAGGGCATGTGATCCCTCCATACAGACCCAGGTGACTTCACTCCTCTTTTAGCAATATATGCATTTGAGTCAGACCTGACTACTACCTCAATCTAGAACCCCGTGTGTGCTTAGGTCCGAAGACATTGACCCTGGAGAAGCATTGTAATATTGGGAAAACCATAGTGGTGGCCCTATCTTTATGAATTGGAGGTGGATTTTCAAATGAACGACAGAAAGAGCGGGTGAGCATAAGGGAAAGAAGCACAAATCATCAGACAAGTGGGAACATAAGATACACTAGATCAAGACAGCGCGCGTTGCCGCGCCCGTCCATTTTGACAATAAAAGTAACAAGAATTTgtgtaaatatatatataaacaaCAATTTTTAATGTTAAATTTGCATA belongs to Triticum urartu cultivar G1812 chromosome 7, Tu2.1, whole genome shotgun sequence and includes:
- the LOC125522157 gene encoding translation initiation factor IF-2, chloroplastic-like, with amino-acid sequence MASPASVTNLGSNGRPGPLPTAAVRRGHLVSRISFTGFDGVRRWPCAPGRLCRCMVITNLIDEKGAQFSSRVSVNVKADDDSDLLSKPPQRPVRLNGPPASMDTATTSAPARKPAGVTLQDREKVRESLDEVLEKAEKLEASRSRNVDGENRALRQNDVAKPNSSVPIVVEEGSNSKRTKTLKSVWRKGNPVPTVHKVIRDRPRTETRDQSISAAEPSVSSPSKLAPHLQTRPSVAPPPRRPVKADTSKEKKGPILIDKFASKRPMVDPAVAEALVDPVKPVRGPPAKAKDNRHKKIITPAGPRRRMSNDDRSVDDDAPVRKGRRWSKAKRRAARLEALEAEEPVRVEILEVGEEGMDIDELAYQLAVGESEILRFLSVRGAMLDNVQTLDKDLVKMVCMEYEVEVLESVPVRVEEMAKKNEFLDEEDLDKLEVRPPIVTIMGHVDHGKTTLLDYIRKSKVVASEAGGITQGIGAYQVLVPVDGNPQACVFLDTPGHEAFGAMRARGAKVTDICIIVVSADDGVQPQTNEAIAHAKAARVPVVIAINKVDKEGANPERVMQELSQIGLMPEMWGGDTPMVQISALKGENVDELLETVMLVAELLELKANPHRNAKGTVIEACLDKAKGPLATLVVQNGTLNKGDILVCGEAFGKIRAMYDDRGSLVDQAAPSNAVQVFPLSYFRHSFSCDSFLVHFIILSYL